The following proteins are encoded in a genomic region of Nocardioides renjunii:
- a CDS encoding bleomycin resistance protein produces the protein MADHATPNLPSRDLDATAGFYAALGFRATFHDPGWLIVERGTVVLEFFRDPGLDPASTAAGCCLRLDDVDAMYAVCVAAGLPQTHVGWPRLHPPRVEESGIRIGALVDADGNLLRLVQNP, from the coding sequence ATGGCCGACCACGCGACGCCCAACCTGCCCTCGCGCGACCTCGACGCGACGGCCGGGTTCTACGCCGCGCTCGGCTTCCGCGCGACCTTCCACGACCCCGGCTGGCTGATCGTCGAGCGCGGCACCGTCGTGCTCGAGTTCTTCCGCGACCCGGGCCTCGACCCGGCGAGCACGGCGGCCGGGTGCTGCCTGCGGCTCGACGACGTCGACGCGATGTACGCCGTCTGCGTCGCCGCCGGCCTGCCGCAGACCCACGTGGGCTGGCCGCGCCTGCACCCGCCGCGGGTCGAGGAGTCCGGCATCCGCATCGGGGCGCTGGTCGACGCCGACGGCAACCTGCTGCGCCTGGTGCAGAACCCCTAG
- a CDS encoding MFS transporter, producing the protein MATDEMDPVPADPSAPQLEAHLPPGVTRGPETLRAFRAVLGNTLVANVTSSYLWFALTFWAYLETRSVMATAIIGGGFMLFTAVLGTWFGTLVDRHRKKQVMVISSTVTLVTYAASGGLWLLLGEDRLADWGSAWFWLFSAVILVGGVVESLRNIALSTTVTLLVPEDDRDKANGLVGTVQGVAFMITSVFSGLSVGLIGMGWTLAVAIALTGASLLHLLPITIPELEPQPEEGASRSDVRGAVAAIRVVPGLVALILFSTFNNLVSGVYIALMDPYGLTLFSVEAWGIVLGVTGIGFVVGGGLVAKLGLGANPVRTLLLVNLGVAVLGMTFTLREWAWLYVLGLFAFMCIIPAAESAEQTILQRVVPFRTQGRVFGFAQSVELAASPVSAFLIGPIAEFWLIPYMDSGSGRDTWGWLLGDGEARGIALVFLAAGAIMLVTVLVALASAPYRRLSRAYAAAPPQQLEARPAD; encoded by the coding sequence GTGGCCACGGACGAGATGGACCCGGTCCCCGCAGACCCCTCCGCGCCGCAGCTCGAGGCCCACCTGCCCCCGGGCGTGACGCGCGGTCCCGAGACGCTGCGCGCCTTCCGCGCGGTGCTGGGCAACACCCTCGTCGCCAACGTCACCTCGAGCTACCTGTGGTTCGCCCTGACCTTCTGGGCCTACCTCGAGACCCGCTCGGTGATGGCCACCGCCATCATCGGCGGCGGCTTCATGCTGTTCACGGCCGTCCTCGGGACCTGGTTCGGCACCCTGGTGGACCGCCACCGCAAGAAGCAGGTCATGGTGATCTCCTCGACCGTCACCCTGGTCACCTACGCCGCGTCGGGCGGCCTGTGGCTGCTGCTCGGCGAGGACCGGCTGGCCGACTGGGGCAGCGCCTGGTTCTGGCTGTTCTCCGCGGTGATCCTCGTCGGTGGTGTCGTTGAGAGCCTGCGCAACATCGCGCTGTCCACCACGGTCACGCTGCTCGTGCCCGAGGACGACCGCGACAAGGCCAACGGGCTCGTCGGCACGGTGCAGGGCGTGGCCTTCATGATCACCAGCGTCTTCAGCGGCCTGAGCGTCGGCCTCATCGGCATGGGCTGGACGCTCGCGGTGGCGATCGCGCTGACCGGCGCCTCGCTGCTCCACCTGCTGCCCATCACCATCCCCGAGCTCGAGCCCCAGCCCGAGGAGGGGGCCTCGCGCTCCGACGTCCGGGGAGCGGTCGCGGCGATCCGGGTGGTGCCCGGGCTGGTGGCGCTGATCCTGTTCTCGACGTTCAACAACCTGGTGAGCGGCGTCTACATCGCGCTGATGGACCCCTACGGCCTCACGCTGTTCAGCGTCGAGGCGTGGGGGATCGTCCTCGGCGTCACCGGCATCGGGTTCGTCGTCGGTGGCGGCCTGGTCGCCAAGCTGGGCCTCGGCGCCAACCCGGTGCGCACGCTGCTGCTGGTCAACCTCGGCGTGGCGGTGCTCGGGATGACGTTCACCCTGCGCGAGTGGGCCTGGCTCTACGTCCTGGGCCTGTTCGCCTTCATGTGCATCATCCCCGCGGCCGAGTCGGCCGAGCAGACCATCCTGCAGCGCGTCGTGCCGTTCCGCACCCAGGGCCGGGTCTTCGGCTTCGCGCAGAGCGTGGAGCTCGCCGCGAGCCCCGTCTCCGCCTTCCTCATCGGGCCGATCGCCGAGTTCTGGCTGATCCCCTACATGGACTCCGGATCCGGGCGCGACACGTGGGGCTGGCTGCTCGGTGACGGTGAGGCGCGCGGCATCGCCCTGGTGTTCCTCGCGGCGGGCGCCATCATGCTCGTGACGGTGCTGGTCGCCCTGGCCTCGGCCCCCTACCGGCGGCTCTCGCGGGCCTACGCCGCGGCGCCGCCCCAGCAGCTCGAGGCCCGACCGGCCGACTGA
- a CDS encoding carboxymuconolactone decarboxylase family protein encodes MTSPTDHTGQTSETSEPRVPPTEITGLYGGLMKVAMRRVLGGVPVGARVMWHHRGVLGDTMRFGRRAEKWDRLDQTLATLATMAAAAEVGCGFCLDLHYFRSRDGGLSLEKASEVRRWRTSEAYSPLERGVMEYAAAMSRTPVAVTDEMAAALLAELGPDGLLELTARVGAMNMTARGNVALGIRSEHYAEACGLPPMAPAVAVASAP; translated from the coding sequence ATGACGAGCCCGACCGACCACACCGGCCAGACCAGCGAGACCAGCGAGCCGCGCGTGCCGCCGACCGAGATCACCGGCCTCTACGGAGGACTGATGAAGGTCGCGATGCGCCGGGTGCTCGGCGGCGTCCCCGTGGGGGCGCGGGTGATGTGGCACCACCGCGGCGTGCTGGGCGACACCATGAGGTTCGGCCGACGGGCCGAGAAGTGGGACCGGCTCGACCAGACGCTGGCGACGCTCGCCACCATGGCGGCGGCCGCCGAGGTCGGCTGCGGCTTCTGCCTCGACCTGCACTACTTCCGCTCCCGCGACGGGGGGCTCTCGCTCGAGAAGGCGTCCGAGGTCCGGCGGTGGCGGACGTCGGAGGCGTACTCGCCGCTGGAGCGCGGCGTGATGGAGTACGCCGCGGCCATGAGCCGCACGCCCGTCGCCGTCACCGACGAGATGGCCGCCGCGCTGCTGGCCGAGCTGGGCCCCGACGGGTTGCTCGAGCTCACCGCCCGCGTCGGGGCGATGAACATGACCGCGCGGGGCAACGTGGCGCTCGGGATCCGCTCCGAGCACTACGCCGAGGCCTGCGGGCTGCCGCCGATGGCGCCGGCCGTGGCCGTGGCGTCGGCGCCATGA
- a CDS encoding immune inhibitor A domain-containing protein, whose amino-acid sequence MRSTTLGLSLALITGAGALTLAPSSAAPAADNRSTGGEARSATSDHVLPNPEAEKQDALRQQAWADVLSGEAAPQTISGNSVLKVGKEPAARRANARAGKATTQDQYVELSNERTDKVFVFLVDFGTQRHPNFPDRDTDPATAGPVTYEGPGFNEIPKPGANDNSTQWREKYTKRYYRDLYFGDGELADSLKSYYERQSSGRYSVEGMVTDFTTVPYNQARYGRSNGYPCTGNVCNNTWNLVQDGMTQWVADQKAAGKTDAQIKRTVSQYDIRDRYDFDGDGNFDEADGYIDRFQIIHAGGDQADGDPIYGEDAIWSHRWKAFQNTGQGPSVDGVPNADGGTQIGNTGIWVADYTVQPENGGISVVAHEYGHDLGLPDHYDTAASGDNPVSWWTLMAQSRVSAAGDQGIGTRAADLGVWDKLQLGWLDYETVVAGQDRTIDLGPHEYNSDKAQGVAVVLPDKQIPTALPAPPEGAKQWYSGSGNDYKSSMSRADLAVPAGTTTLSLKAAWNIEEDYDYGWFEVESPVGSGTWTAIDTTSIDPDTDTDTNPTNDPAKEPGIDGVSNGFVTATFDLSAYAGQTIGFRARYATDGAVQGQNPALAWSGLLVDDIKVTNGTTTVFADGAETSPNGWTLAGFSSVGASFNTAYDQFYLASNRQYVSYDKYLQTGPYNFSFPDRPDFVEKFPYQDGLLVNYWDSSYSDNNTSQHPGSGLVLPVDANPEPHYNLQGQAWRGRIQTYDAPFGLERSDSFYLTAGGRRSLIRGRGPNPVFDDTDPNRYFAPYVAAGLPRVGVKVAGAGVQIEVLSQSGTSMRIRVN is encoded by the coding sequence GTGAGATCCACGACCCTTGGGCTGTCCTTGGCCCTCATCACCGGAGCAGGCGCGCTGACCCTCGCCCCCTCCAGCGCCGCCCCCGCGGCGGACAACCGCAGCACCGGCGGGGAGGCACGTTCGGCCACCTCCGACCACGTCCTGCCCAACCCGGAAGCCGAGAAGCAGGACGCCCTCCGCCAGCAGGCCTGGGCCGACGTGCTGAGCGGCGAGGCCGCGCCGCAGACCATCAGCGGCAACTCCGTGCTCAAGGTCGGCAAGGAGCCCGCCGCACGTCGTGCCAACGCCCGCGCCGGCAAGGCCACGACGCAGGACCAGTACGTCGAGCTGAGCAACGAGCGCACCGACAAGGTGTTCGTGTTCCTCGTCGACTTCGGCACCCAGCGCCACCCGAACTTCCCCGACCGCGACACCGACCCGGCCACCGCCGGTCCCGTCACCTACGAGGGCCCCGGGTTCAACGAGATCCCCAAGCCGGGCGCCAACGACAACTCGACGCAGTGGCGCGAGAAGTACACCAAGCGCTACTACCGCGACCTCTACTTCGGCGACGGTGAGCTCGCCGACTCCCTCAAGAGCTACTACGAGCGCCAGTCCTCGGGCCGCTACAGCGTCGAGGGCATGGTCACCGACTTCACCACCGTCCCCTACAACCAGGCGCGCTACGGCCGCAGCAACGGCTACCCCTGCACCGGCAACGTCTGCAACAACACCTGGAACCTCGTCCAGGACGGCATGACCCAGTGGGTCGCCGACCAGAAGGCCGCCGGCAAGACCGACGCCCAGATCAAGCGCACGGTGTCGCAGTACGACATCCGCGACCGCTACGACTTCGACGGCGACGGCAACTTCGACGAGGCCGACGGCTACATCGACCGCTTCCAGATCATCCACGCCGGCGGCGACCAGGCCGACGGTGACCCGATCTACGGCGAGGACGCCATCTGGAGCCACCGCTGGAAGGCGTTCCAGAACACCGGCCAGGGCCCGTCCGTCGACGGCGTCCCCAACGCCGACGGCGGCACCCAGATCGGCAACACCGGCATCTGGGTCGCCGACTACACCGTGCAGCCCGAGAACGGCGGCATCTCCGTCGTGGCGCACGAGTACGGCCACGACCTCGGCCTGCCCGACCACTACGACACCGCCGCCTCCGGCGACAACCCGGTGAGCTGGTGGACGCTCATGGCGCAGAGCCGGGTCTCCGCCGCCGGCGACCAGGGCATCGGCACGCGTGCCGCTGACCTCGGTGTCTGGGACAAGCTCCAGCTGGGCTGGCTCGACTACGAGACCGTGGTCGCGGGCCAGGACCGCACGATCGACCTCGGCCCCCACGAGTACAACTCCGACAAGGCCCAGGGCGTGGCCGTCGTGCTCCCGGACAAGCAGATCCCGACCGCGCTGCCCGCCCCGCCCGAGGGTGCCAAGCAGTGGTACAGCGGCAGTGGCAACGACTACAAGTCGTCGATGTCCCGCGCCGACCTGGCCGTCCCGGCCGGGACCACCACGCTGTCGCTGAAGGCCGCGTGGAACATCGAGGAGGACTACGACTACGGCTGGTTCGAGGTCGAGTCCCCCGTCGGCAGCGGCACCTGGACGGCGATCGACACCACCTCGATCGACCCCGACACCGACACCGACACCAACCCGACGAACGACCCGGCCAAGGAGCCGGGCATCGACGGGGTCAGCAACGGGTTCGTCACCGCCACGTTCGACCTGTCGGCCTACGCCGGCCAGACGATCGGGTTCCGTGCCCGCTACGCCACCGACGGCGCCGTCCAGGGCCAGAACCCCGCCCTGGCGTGGTCCGGCCTGCTGGTCGACGACATCAAGGTCACCAACGGCACGACGACCGTCTTCGCCGACGGCGCCGAGACGTCGCCCAACGGGTGGACGCTGGCCGGCTTCTCCTCCGTGGGAGCCAGCTTCAACACCGCCTACGACCAGTTCTACCTGGCCAGCAACCGCCAGTACGTCTCCTACGACAAGTACCTCCAGACCGGTCCCTACAACTTCAGCTTCCCGGACCGGCCTGACTTCGTGGAGAAGTTCCCCTACCAGGACGGCCTGCTGGTCAACTACTGGGACTCGTCGTACTCCGACAACAACACCAGCCAGCACCCCGGCAGCGGCCTGGTGCTGCCCGTCGACGCCAACCCGGAGCCGCACTACAACCTCCAGGGCCAGGCGTGGCGCGGTCGCATCCAGACCTACGACGCTCCGTTCGGTCTGGAGAGGTCCGACTCGTTCTACCTCACGGCCGGCGGGCGTCGCAGCCTGATCCGTGGTCGCGGACCGAACCCGGTCTTCGACGACACCGACCCGAACCGCTACTTCGCGCCCTACGTCGCCGCGGGCCTGCCCCGGGTCGGCGTGAAGGTGGCCGGAGCCGGTGTGCAGATCGAGGTGCTCTCGCAGAGCGGCACCAGCATGCGGATCCGCGTGAACTGA
- a CDS encoding glycoside hydrolase family 16 protein, translating to MGSRTEHFEGDDLAADTWVPHYLPHWSSRDGTRASYDVAGSVLRLRIPTAQGLWCPERHTPALRTSTIASGLFAGALGSTVGQQPFADGLTVTEEQDPFRGWLLTGGRLTVRARADVTARSMVSVWLTGFEDEPERCGEVCVFEVFGDTLVTDPAAPSAGVGAGVHAFRDPALREDFSVTPLALDLREWHDFTVEMGPAGCTWSVDGTPVRTSDQCPRYPLQLFVGVFDFPDRDDGTLADHEPTLEVDSIEHVVG from the coding sequence ATGGGATCGCGGACGGAGCACTTCGAGGGTGACGACCTCGCGGCCGACACGTGGGTGCCGCACTACCTGCCCCACTGGTCGTCCCGCGACGGCACCCGGGCGTCGTACGACGTCGCGGGCTCGGTGCTCCGTCTGCGCATCCCCACCGCCCAGGGCCTGTGGTGCCCCGAGCGCCACACGCCGGCGCTGCGGACCTCGACCATCGCGTCGGGTCTCTTCGCCGGCGCGCTCGGGTCCACCGTCGGCCAGCAGCCGTTCGCCGACGGCCTGACGGTCACCGAGGAGCAGGACCCGTTCCGTGGCTGGCTGCTCACCGGCGGTCGGCTCACGGTGCGCGCCCGCGCCGACGTGACGGCCCGGTCGATGGTCTCGGTCTGGCTGACGGGCTTCGAGGACGAGCCCGAGCGGTGCGGCGAGGTGTGCGTGTTCGAGGTGTTCGGCGACACCCTGGTCACCGACCCGGCCGCTCCGTCGGCGGGCGTCGGAGCAGGCGTGCACGCCTTCCGCGACCCGGCGCTGCGCGAGGACTTCTCGGTCACCCCGCTCGCCCTCGACCTGCGGGAGTGGCACGACTTCACCGTCGAGATGGGCCCGGCCGGTTGCACGTGGTCGGTCGACGGCACGCCGGTGCGGACCTCCGACCAGTGCCCGCGCTACCCGCTCCAGCTCTTCGTCGGGGTCTTCGACTTCCCCGACCGCGACGACGGCACGCTGGCCGACCACGAGCCGACGCTGGAGGTCGACTCCATCGAGCACGTCGTCGGCTGA
- a CDS encoding alpha/beta hydrolase family protein, with amino-acid sequence MAALRLRAALPVVTVAAALLLVGCSTEPEAAPAPATSESEAESEAPSETPSETPSEEPPETPNEEATGTPTEEAPEESPEAEEPAHPISVASLARADLTGGGLRLGAVRERTASWTSYDVTFASTTAGRGTEPLRISGVLNVPTGRGPFPAVVLAHGYIDPSYYVRGQGMTRERGFLADRGFVALHVDYRNHAESTDDPRVETAVRLGYSADVIAAARALRSSPDVRVDPDRIALFGRSMGGGVMLKALAAEPGAFAAGVGWASVSSLEAENFAQFQRPDAPLAELEAGFRGRHGLPAEDPEFWRGVSARPAFGDITEPVLMVHGRFDDTCPPPWARATQQALTRAGVDATLEWYDDGHAFGPAFVAAMDRTVRFLRARMPA; translated from the coding sequence ATGGCTGCCCTCCGGCTCCGAGCCGCCCTCCCGGTCGTGACCGTCGCCGCTGCGCTGCTGCTCGTCGGGTGCTCCACCGAACCCGAGGCAGCACCCGCCCCGGCAACCAGCGAGTCGGAGGCCGAGTCGGAGGCCCCGTCCGAGACCCCGTCCGAGACACCGAGCGAGGAGCCGCCGGAGACCCCGAACGAGGAGGCCACCGGGACGCCGACCGAGGAGGCCCCCGAGGAGTCCCCCGAGGCCGAGGAGCCGGCGCACCCGATCTCCGTCGCCTCGCTCGCCCGGGCCGACCTCACCGGCGGCGGCCTGCGGCTCGGCGCGGTCCGCGAGCGCACGGCGTCCTGGACGTCGTACGACGTCACCTTCGCCTCCACGACCGCCGGTCGCGGGACCGAGCCGCTGCGGATCAGCGGCGTCCTCAACGTGCCGACCGGGCGCGGCCCGTTCCCCGCCGTCGTCCTCGCGCACGGCTACATCGACCCGTCCTACTACGTCCGTGGGCAGGGCATGACGCGCGAGCGGGGCTTCCTCGCCGACCGCGGCTTCGTCGCGCTGCACGTCGACTACCGCAACCACGCCGAGTCCACCGACGACCCGCGGGTCGAGACCGCCGTACGGCTCGGCTACAGCGCCGACGTCATCGCCGCCGCGCGGGCGCTGCGCAGTTCGCCCGACGTCCGCGTCGACCCCGACCGGATCGCCCTCTTCGGCCGGTCCATGGGCGGCGGGGTGATGCTCAAGGCGCTCGCCGCCGAGCCCGGCGCCTTCGCCGCGGGCGTCGGCTGGGCCTCCGTGTCGAGCCTGGAGGCGGAGAACTTCGCCCAGTTCCAGCGACCCGACGCCCCCCTCGCCGAGCTCGAGGCCGGCTTCCGCGGCCGGCACGGCCTGCCGGCCGAGGACCCCGAGTTCTGGCGCGGCGTCTCCGCGCGGCCCGCCTTCGGCGACATCACCGAGCCGGTGCTGATGGTCCACGGACGCTTCGACGACACCTGTCCCCCGCCGTGGGCGCGCGCCACCCAGCAGGCGCTCACCCGGGCCGGCGTCGACGCGACCCTGGAGTGGTACGACGACGGCCACGCGTTCGGCCCGGCCTTCGTCGCCGCGATGGACCGCACCGTGCGGTTCCTCCGGGCGCGGATGCCCGCCTGA
- a CDS encoding DinB family protein, with protein sequence MTPTDLLDPKSALLHYLQEARDALLWKLEGLGERDLRLPRTPTGTNLLGIVRHAANVEVGYFGPTFGRDWPDPGAALLVSDEEAEADPQADWWVPADVPAADVVAFYRSVWAFSDATIADLPLDARGSVAWWHPDRREVSLHRIVLHVISDTTRHAGHADILREGVDGGAGMKVAASNLPDDVDWPSYVARLTAVAEEFPAT encoded by the coding sequence GTGACCCCGACCGACCTGCTGGACCCGAAGTCCGCCCTCCTCCACTACCTGCAGGAGGCGCGGGACGCCCTGCTCTGGAAGCTCGAGGGGCTCGGCGAGCGTGACCTGCGGCTGCCCCGCACCCCGACGGGCACGAACCTGCTCGGCATCGTGCGGCACGCGGCCAACGTCGAGGTCGGCTACTTCGGTCCCACCTTCGGACGGGACTGGCCGGACCCCGGTGCGGCGCTGCTCGTCAGCGACGAGGAGGCCGAGGCGGACCCGCAGGCCGACTGGTGGGTCCCCGCGGACGTGCCCGCGGCCGACGTCGTCGCGTTCTACCGCTCGGTGTGGGCGTTCAGCGACGCCACCATCGCCGACCTGCCGCTCGACGCCCGAGGCTCGGTGGCGTGGTGGCACCCGGACCGGCGCGAGGTCTCGCTGCACCGGATCGTCCTGCACGTCATCAGCGACACCACCCGGCACGCCGGCCACGCTGACATACTGCGCGAGGGCGTCGACGGCGGTGCCGGCATGAAGGTCGCCGCGAGCAACCTGCCCGACGACGTCGACTGGCCGTCGTACGTCGCGAGGCTGACGGCGGTCGCCGAGGAGTTCCCGGCGACGTAG
- a CDS encoding hemerythrin domain-containing protein: MAEGDTTRLVAWAHEMRSVHDRLRAAHRVAQDEVGQGRAPSASRDLLLFCRGFCTALDGHHRGEDTILFPAVAAEHPDLAEPLRTLVQDHAMIGHLVGALRAAVDAAADPATLGRHLDGIGAIMESHFRYEERTLLGLLERLELTAPVTQVLGPL, from the coding sequence GTGGCTGAGGGCGACACGACCAGGCTGGTGGCCTGGGCCCACGAGATGCGGTCGGTCCACGACCGGCTGCGGGCGGCCCACCGGGTGGCGCAGGACGAGGTGGGCCAGGGACGCGCGCCGTCGGCGAGCCGCGACCTCCTGCTGTTCTGCCGCGGCTTCTGCACCGCCCTCGACGGGCACCACCGGGGTGAGGACACCATCCTCTTCCCCGCAGTGGCGGCCGAGCACCCGGACCTGGCGGAGCCGCTGCGCACGCTGGTGCAGGACCACGCGATGATCGGCCACCTCGTCGGTGCGCTGCGGGCGGCGGTCGACGCGGCCGCGGACCCCGCGACGCTCGGGCGTCACCTCGACGGCATCGGCGCGATCATGGAGTCGCACTTCCGCTACGAGGAGCGGACCCTGCTCGGCCTCCTGGAGCGGCTCGAGCTCACAGCGCCCGTGACGCAGGTCCTCGGTCCGCTCTAG
- a CDS encoding MOSC domain-containing protein, with protein MVSRVHSLHVAPGRRLPTKSVASVEAEAGVGLVGDRYHGAKHRHVTVQALDDLEAAAEALGRPVDPGLTRRSVTLTHGPLPTRPGERLRIGEVELEVVRIAAPCRLLDDWLGPGAMTALRSPRGGTVFRLLSSGTIRVGDAAVDG; from the coding sequence GTGGTTTCCCGTGTGCACTCACTCCACGTCGCGCCCGGCCGAAGGCTGCCGACGAAGTCGGTCGCCTCCGTCGAGGCGGAGGCCGGCGTCGGCCTGGTCGGCGACCGCTACCACGGCGCGAAGCACCGGCATGTCACCGTGCAGGCGCTCGACGACCTCGAGGCCGCGGCCGAGGCGCTCGGCCGACCGGTCGACCCCGGCCTGACCCGCCGCAGCGTCACCCTGACCCACGGCCCGTTGCCGACCCGGCCGGGCGAGCGCCTCCGGATCGGCGAGGTCGAGCTGGAGGTCGTGCGGATCGCCGCGCCGTGCCGCCTCCTCGACGACTGGCTGGGCCCGGGGGCGATGACGGCGCTGCGCTCCCCGCGCGGTGGCACCGTCTTCCGGCTGCTGTCGTCGGGGACGATCCGCGTCGGCGACGCGGCGGTCGACGGCTAG
- a CDS encoding RNA polymerase sigma-70 factor, with protein sequence MSGDPFLEHRNLLFTVAYELLGSAADAEDVVQESWLKWDRVDRDEVRDPRAYVVRIVTRTALDRLRTVARRREDYVGPWLPEPLLTGPDVADDVALADSLSTAMLLVLETLAPTERAVFVLREVFDLPYDELAEAVGRTPAAVRQIARRARAHVAERRPRGAVSRAATERATRAFLAAIETGDLQALADLLAPDVVAFGDGGGVKQAMPRPVLGQDRVVRLLGLGITTMAGRMSAEPAEVNGSPGLLLRLDGEVDSVMTLQVEDGLVTALYTVRNPEKLARLLDPADLTR encoded by the coding sequence ATGAGCGGCGACCCGTTCCTCGAGCACCGCAACCTGCTCTTCACCGTGGCCTACGAGCTGCTCGGCTCGGCGGCCGATGCCGAGGACGTCGTGCAGGAGTCGTGGCTCAAGTGGGACCGCGTCGACCGGGACGAGGTGCGCGACCCGCGCGCGTACGTCGTCCGCATCGTGACGCGGACCGCGCTCGACCGGCTGCGCACCGTGGCCCGGCGTCGCGAGGACTACGTCGGGCCGTGGCTGCCGGAGCCGCTGCTCACGGGCCCCGACGTGGCCGACGACGTCGCGCTCGCCGACTCGCTGTCGACCGCCATGCTGCTGGTGCTCGAGACCCTGGCGCCGACCGAGCGGGCCGTCTTCGTCCTGCGCGAGGTCTTCGACCTCCCCTACGACGAGCTGGCCGAGGCGGTCGGCCGCACCCCGGCCGCCGTGCGCCAGATCGCTCGTCGGGCCCGGGCGCACGTGGCGGAGCGCCGACCGCGGGGCGCGGTGTCCCGGGCCGCCACCGAGCGGGCGACCCGGGCGTTCCTCGCGGCCATCGAGACCGGCGACCTGCAGGCACTCGCCGACCTGCTCGCGCCGGACGTGGTGGCGTTCGGCGACGGAGGCGGCGTCAAGCAGGCGATGCCGCGGCCGGTGCTGGGCCAGGACCGGGTGGTGCGGCTGCTGGGCCTGGGCATCACGACCATGGCGGGACGGATGAGCGCCGAGCCGGCCGAGGTCAACGGGTCGCCCGGGCTGCTGCTGCGCCTCGACGGCGAGGTGGACAGCGTGATGACGCTGCAGGTCGAGGACGGTCTCGTGACCGCGCTCTACACCGTGCGCAACCCCGAGAAGCTGGCCCGCCTGCTGGATCCCGCCGACCTGACGCGATGA